In Vicia villosa cultivar HV-30 ecotype Madison, WI unplaced genomic scaffold, Vvil1.0 ctg.001062F_1_1, whole genome shotgun sequence, one DNA window encodes the following:
- the LOC131633005 gene encoding uncharacterized protein LOC131633005, producing the protein MMWEWDQDEHHHHHTTSPKPDQIPDPNSYLNFDFFSPLSKPKDYYKILEVDYDADDDAIRSNYIRLALKWHPDKQKDQNSATSMFQDINEAYQVLSDPDKRRDYDINGMRYEYDYNIIDYLNRYKGLILTCNGLGIKQSIW; encoded by the exons ATGATGTGGGAATGGGACCAAGACgaacaccaccaccaccacaccACCTCCCCAAAACCCGACCAAATCCCCGACCCTAACTCCTATCTCAACTTCGATTTCTTCTCACCTCTCTCCAAACCCAAG GATTATTACAAGATACTGGAAGTCGATTACGATGCTGATGACGATGCTATTCGCTCCAATTACATTCGTCTTGCTCTT AAATGGCACCCGGATAAGCAGAAAGACCAGAACTCTGCTACGTCCATGTTTCAAGATATAAACGAGGCATATCAGG TTTTAAGTGATCCAGATAAAAGGAGAGACTATGACATAAATGGGATGCGTTACGAATATGATTACAATATCATT GATTATCTTAACCGTTACAAGGGTCTTATATTGACTTGCAATGGCCTCGGCATAAAACAATCGATATGGTAA